atgtctttatcacttttgattactttaaagcattcttgctaaataaaagtattaatttctgtaatttctttcccccacaaaaattatactgactttaagcttttgaatggtattgtgtataatgttacaaaagataaatgctgatctttggatctttttctattcgtcaaagaatcctaaaaaaatactcaactgatttaaatattgatgataataataataatcataatcataataataataatttcatttatttatttaatctggGACAATGCACATTAATAGTACATACAATATGTAAAATGCGCAAGATTTAGCCGACACTGGCTAATTTTTATCCGTAGTCctttaataatgtttcttgaacgcatattagaatgatttttttattttttaaggatcatgtgacactgaaaactgaagtaatgatgctgaaaatttagatttgaaatcacagaaataaattacagtttcaaaTATATTtggatagaaaacagttattttaaatagtaaatttatttcaaaatgttactgtttttgctgtacgttggatcaaataaatgcaggcttggtgagcaaaagagacttctttttaaaaaataaaataaaattgtactgttcaaaaacgtaaGGTGGTGTATttaaaaatgctatttattactgtgatggcaAAGTCTAAAGtgttcagtgtcgcatgatccttcagagatcattctagtATGTTGATTTGGCGCACAAAAAAAGTTAATCAGTGTTTATCAGTTTTCACTTATCAGTGTTAAAACCAGTTATGCTTTTTAACATTTCTGTTGAAGCTAAGATTCTTTGTTAATAAgagagttcaaaagaacagcatttactttaaTTGGAAAGGTTTTGTAATATCAtaaaatctttactgtcacttttgatcaatttaatgcatccttgctgtataaaagtattcatttctttgtGTATAGTGTCTACAAAGCACTCATTTTTGGATTGTTCCCCCACAGGACATTCATCTGGCTAAACGTTTCTACGACATGGCTGCAGAAGCCAGTCCTGATGCCCAGGTTCCTGTGTTCCTGGCCCTTTGCAAGCTGGGCCTAGTTTATGCACTACAGTACCTGCAAGATCTCAATGTAAGTCACATCTGTCATTGAGCATCCACCTAAAGTAAAGGAATAACCAATAACATCAATCTTTTTTTCTTCAGCTGAAGGAGCTTGTATCTCAGGTGGATCTTGACCAGCTACTGGGTCCAGAGTGGGATCTCTACCTCATGACTGTCATTGCTTTGCTCCTGGGCACAGTAATTGCATATCGGCAGAGACAGCACCAAGCCGTACCTAGAGCCCCTCCAGCGCCCCCTAGACCTCCAGCCCAGCCTGAGCAGCCAGCCGGAGAGCCTGAGGAACAATGAGAGAGCAGGAATCGGGGTGGAGGTGACCGAACAGGACTAGGATTGCGGGAGAACAAATTGAgtgtctctcactctctctctcttcccgaGACAGCCGCTGACACTTACACCCTGCTGTGGTCTTTAATCCTGTAAACGCCAAAAGAGCTTTCAAGACTCTTGTTGCCCTGTCCAGCCCCTCTTTAGTCTTTTAACTGTGGCTTAGGGGAAAAAACTAGATGAACTTCTACAATATCTTAATTGTGCGCCTCAGGGTTTTGCCAGGTGAAATAACATTTGTGCAAATCAACGCTCACTATGtgggggggaaaaaaagacaACATTGCTGAATGAACTCTATTAGTTGTTTCTGCTCTCGCTTGCCACTGTGCTAAAAGCCAAGGATCGAACCTATTTTGTGCAACCCATTCAGATTTTtggttggtttttttttttggttaagttTGGTACAAATTCGGACTTGGACACCATGCCTCTTTGGGACACAGAGTGCAAAGTCAATATGTAAAAAGTTAATACTCTCAGCATGCTTTCATTTACGTGGCTTgctagcagttttttttttcaagtccaaaaataatttataatgtcAGTATTTGGACAAAAGTAGATTTCACCAGCACATAGATGTAGATTTCACATGTCTTGATTGAAATGTGCAGTTACATATGAATAAACTACACGGAAAGTAATTTAAGGTTAGCAGTCTTTCATAAGGCTTTTTATTGCCATAAACGCTCACCTTGCCAATTGTTAATTTGCTCAGATAACTACTGCCCTTGACCTCCTTTCTTTGTTACAAAAGTGTGTCTGTGGGGTGTTTATGATAAAGATGTAGTGCAATTATGGCTGGTGTCCAGTATGTTTCAAATTTTTGAAGCTCTAGTTACCTCAAAAATTCTTCAGCACTCATTCAACGTTTCCAAAGTGggatttacagttgaggtcacaagtttacatccacctttcagaaaaatgtgcaaaatgttaaatattttaccaaaataagaggtatcatacaaaatgcatgtttattgtttatttagtactgacctgaaaaagatagtTCACATGAAAtctgtttacaaatagtccacaagagaaaataatagttgaatttataaaaacaaccacgttcaaaagtttacatccccttgattcttaatactgagttgttacagttttttttttttttttttttgtttaatgatagttgttcatgagccccttttttgtcctgaacagttaaactgcctgctgttcttcagaaaaattcttgaggtcccacaatttctttgatttttccagcatttttgtgtatttgaaccctttccaacaatgactgtatgattttgagatccatcttttcacgctgaggacaactgagggactcatatgcaactattacagaaggttcaaatgctcactgatgctctagaaggaaacacaatgcaagaGCCAGGGAGGTAAAAaccagggtaaatttcacttttgTCTTTTGGGTAACATataatatcttctgtagcctctgaagggcagttctaaatgaaaaaatatgatatttagacaaaataagaaaaatgtgcatttccattctgttcaaaagttttcaccccctggtccTTAATGCGTGTTTTtactttctggagcatcagtgagcatttgaatcttctgtaagagttgcatatgagtccctcagttgtcctccgtgtgaaaagatgcatctcaaattcatacagtcattgttggaaagggttaaaatacagaaaaatgctggaaacccaaagaatttgtgggacctgaaggatttttctgaagaacagcggccagtttaactgttcaggacaaacaagggactcatgaacaactattactaaacaaaaaaacagctgtggatccttcaggtaacaacacagtattaagaatcaagtgtaacttttgaacagggtcatttttataaattcaacttattttctcttgtggactgtatgtaaatgtcttttatgtgaaatatgacccctcttattttggttaaataattaacattttgcagattctgaaagggggtgtaaacttttaacctcaactgtaaattCCTCTGCATACATAAATACTTTTTTGATGAATGGGTTGCTGTATTGCTATAATGCTCGTTTTTTGGTATAACAAGACACccttttccttttttcctttAAGAACAATACATTGAATGCGCTCAGAAATTTTGTCGATGATTTCCGTGTAAGGTCTGTAGCTCTGTGCAATCTAACATCAATTTTCAGAAGTTGATTCATTTTGGGATGTGGCTGTTTGTGTGCTAAATCTCAGTTTTTGGTTCTTTTTCAGCTGAAAAATATTTCAGATCATTTCAATTGTGAGCATGTGTAAAATATCTATTGGTTATTTGGCAATGGCGTCTGTCGTTTCAGGTAATATAGCAATACCACAAGTTTAGGTGTAATGTAAGCGTATGTTTGTGAATAGGATGTAAAGAACAGTTTTTCTTGTGAAGATTCACCAGAGCATTAGTTTGTTTTTGCAGAGTTCTCACAATTCAGCAATGGTTTGAAGCTTTGAAAGTAATATATCAGATTCCTCTGTTTCATGTCAATCAAACCACTCATAATACTGAAATAACAACAGATGAGTCTTAAAAaggaaattacattttcaaatggcaATGTTtctaaataactaataaaaatcaATGGGTTCACAGCTAAATGTAATTTCCTATCTTAATATAATTAGACCGTCAGATGCTATTCAGTCCAAACAAACATCCACTCTTAACATCCACTCCCGAGCTCCCAGTCTGTTTCTCCCAGGCCCCAGTGCGACACAGTTTCTATTAAAGCCCTCTAAAGTTATGAATGGTCACCAGTCCTCTGGCAGTTGCATGTGCGCCTGGATCATGCTTTATGTTGGTGGGCCTGAACTTCGTCACTCAGCTGTTTTGGGTGGGGGAGATAAAGGGGCACTGATATAATGGCCCCGTTCTCTCTGCACGCACATCCATTGTGCTAACCCGCTTGGAAACGCTCCACCATGGAGTGGCTTTTCATTGCCGTGGCAACCTGCTTGCTAGCCCAATGTCCTGTCGAAGGTAAGTGCTAGAAGCATCCAGAGCTGGGAAGACAAGCTAGAGCGCAGGGCCAACGTTACATGTGTGAGATTGACCTGGGATGAAGAAACGAGATGTTTGCGTGGACCTGTGTTGAAGGCCTTGGTGCAAGTCAATGGAGGCCAAACTGTGATATTTTGATCTTTTGTTAAGTTTAAAGTGCTCATGGATCTAAATATTTTTCTTAAGGTGATGAGTGGAGGCTGGAATATGAGGAAGGACTTCGTCACTACAGTGAGGAAGCGCTTCGAAAGGTGCGTTTGTGTATTTGTGAtggaaatgtttttatcatcaagGATGTTTTTTGTGAGGCCTTAAATACAACCTTCTCATTGGTTTATCTTTAAtacaaacatcattttattcctCCGGTTGGTTTATCATGTGGTCCGTGGCCTGAATGATGTTTAAGTTGTGACCTCACAGAAAcaagcttgttattttgttacAGGAGTTTCCTGAGAAGACCAGGCCAATCAGTTTCAAACACCCACCTTTCATGTGTCCTGACATGAGCCCCTCCTCTTCTGTGCCCACCTCAGGTAGGCTGGTCTAGGGTCAGTGTTTTGCCCACATTGAAGAATACAGACAAcggtttttaattacatttttcacattttctttgaGGCTTTTAGGTTATTGGATCTAGATGCTGATGTTTATCTTTGTTGGTGAATGTTAGCGTTTGTTGTACCACAGGCAAACTTCATTACATCAGAATCTTTAGATCTTGTTTTGTTATCTGATCTTCTGATTGGCTGTATCTCTCTTGTAGTTGAGCTGGTGAGGGCAGCCGATATAAAAGTGATCGCTGCCCTTGGGGATTCATTGACAGTGAGTGTGACtttcttttttagttttaaaGAACACGGTTTAATAGGTGATGACagaattaaaaggatagttcactcaaaaatgaaaattctgttattaattactcaccctcatgtcgttccaaacccgtaagacctttgctcatcttcaggtattcttgtagcatcataaaattacggttgaaccattaATGTCATATGGATTATTtttcaatgttcttactacctttctgggccttgaacgtggtagtaacGTTTATGTCAATGCAggatcaaaaagctctcggatttcataaaaaatatcttattttgctttctgatgatgaacaaaggtcttacaggtttggaatgacatgagggtgagtaattaatggcagaattttaattttttgggtgaactatccctttatatcTACACTATCTTTAATCACCTTCATTCATGGGGCAAAAAATTAGGTAAACAactagggatagttcacctaaaaatgtcaTCATTTCATGTAatcccaaacctgtatgagtttctgtcTTATGTGGAATACAAAAGATGATGTtataaagaatgttggtaaccaacgAATGTTGGTTGAACCAACCATAGACTTTCATTATTTGGACAAAATCTATGagatatttctcaaaatatctcttttttttttttgcttgtttgtttgtttcacagAAGAACAAAAGTCACACAAGTTTGAAATGACTTGATAATGTGTAAATGATGAAGGAATATTTAGGGTGAACGATCTCTTTAAGCAGATTTAGGAACAAAATAATTAGTAACTGATGGACTTAATGATAATACAGGTGTGTGGCAAATAAAGTGATAATAATTGTAGTCTCACTTGTAGACAGCCATTGGTGCAAATGCAACTACAGTTCTTGGCATACCTATTGAATTTCGACACGTGTCTTGGAGGTAAGAGTATTACTTATattaatgttactttttatttttatgtatggcTGCTGCCTTTAGAAATTATGTGACTTTTATTTGCCAatgaaatgttattttcattgtGATTCTTCCATGTTTTAACAGCATTGGTGGCTATGGATCCTTTCAAGATGTCATTACACTGGCAAGTATGTCCtttttttcttaaagggatagttcacccagaaatgaaaattgtcattaattactcaccctcatgttgttccaaacctgtaggacctttgttcatcttcggaacacaaattaaaatatttttaatgaaatctgaaagctttctgacatgttcaagacccagatgggtagtaagaacatcattttgtgtgcaaagaaaaccgaAATGCATAGAACCTGGATGCGCTGTGTCTTGTTTAGACGCAGAACACAACGCacactgtacagtcgtggccaaaagttttgagaatgacacaaatattagttttcacaaagtttgctgctaaactgcttttagatctttgtttcagttgtttctgtgatgtactgaaatataattacaagcacttcgtacatttcaaaggcttttatcgacaattacatgacatttatgcaaagagtcagtatttgcagtgttggcccttctttttcaggacctctgcaattcgactgggcatgctttcaatcaacttctgggccaaatcctgactgatagcaacccattctttcataatcactttttggagtttgtcagaattagtgggtttttgtttgtccacccacctcttgaggattgaccacaagtttcaagatctggggagtttccaggccatggacccaaaatttcaatgttttggtccccgagccacttagttatcacttttgccttatggcatggtgctccatcgcgctggaaaatgcattgttcttcaccaaactgttgttggattgttggaagaagttgctgttggagggtgttttggtaccattctttattcatggctgtgtttttgggcaaaattgtgagtgagccaactcccttggatgagaagcaaccccacacatgaatggtctcaggatgctttactgttggcatgacacaggactgatggtagcgctcaccttttcttctccggacaaggctttttccagatgccccaaacaatcggaaagaggcttcatcggagagtatgactttgccccagtcctcagcagtccatttgccatactttttgcagaagatcaatctgtccctgatgttttttttggagagaagtggcttctttgctgcccttcttgacaccaggccatcttccaaaagtcttggcctcactgtgcgtgcagatgcgctcacacctgcctgctgccattcctgagcaagctctgcactggtggcactccgatcccgcagctgaatcttctttaggagacgatcctggcgcttgctggactttcttggatgccctgaagccttcttaacaatgcagtggaaagtttttttcgggattaagttagttttcatggcaaagaaggactatgcaattcatctgatcactctttatAACatcctggagtatatgcaaattgcttttataaaaacttaagcagcaacttttccaatttccaatatttatgtaattctcaaaacttttggccacgactgtacataaaaCCGTCTTTGTAAACATGTCTAAAGATTTTACTAGAGTCACCCTGACTTGAAAATTTGCCCAgctttacttatttgaaccagaaaaaCCACACTAttaactaagagagatggacacTCTACGTCAGAATGCCGGCTCCTACGTCAGCAGCACCGCATGCATGCTTTGTAATACTCTTGTGAATgtgtgttgaagactgacacagaagagaagaaatcttttaataaattgttttagttttctttgcacacaagagGTATCCTCAAAGCTTGATAATATTAAGATTAAACCACTgttgtcatatggactattttatcgatgtccttactatctttctgggccttgaacgtggtagttgcgttgatgtctatgcagggtcagaaagctctcggatttcatcaaaaatgtcttaatttgtgttccgaagatgaacgaagatgaacgtcttgcgggtttggaacaacatgagagtgagtaaataataacagaattaaaatttttgggtgaactatccctttaacaattaTAAATCTTCATAGCTTGGTTGCAAAATGCTTATAAAAACCAGAAAGCATTGGTGACCCAGACTGTTCTGTTCTTATGATTTAGACATCATTCGACTCTTCAACCCCCTCTTAGTGGGACCTGCCCCAACTAAGACGGTCCATGGGACCCCAGCTCCCCTCTGCGAGACTGGATTTAACCTGGCTGTAACCGGACACAACACCTTGTAAATGCCAGTACATCACTAGTCATTCTTCATAAATGGTTGAGATAAAACACTTGAAAATATgacaaatgtttttactgtaactatatatttttttaaaatttgctGTGGTATTTTATTAGTCAGTGATATGAATTTTAATGTCTTCCTAGTAATCTTCCTGAACAAGTCAGACATTTGATTGACACATTGAAAACCTATGAAGTAAGTGTAGTATTTTATTGCAGTGAATATACAgtttctcacaaaagtgagtacacccctcacatttcagcaaccattttagtatatattctcaagggacaattctatagaaatgaaacttggatatattttagagtagtcaatgtgcagcttgtatagcagtatatattTATTGTTCCCTGAAAATTActtaacatacagccattattgttaaaata
The window above is part of the Garra rufa chromosome 13, GarRuf1.0, whole genome shotgun sequence genome. Proteins encoded here:
- the LOC141283787 gene encoding phospholipase B1, membrane-associated-like, translated to MCPDMSPSSSVPTSVELVRAADIKVIAALGDSLTTAIGANATTVLGIPIEFRHVSWSIGGYGSFQDVITLANIIRLFNPLLVGPAPTKTVHGTPAPLCETGFNLAVTGHNTFNLPEQVRHLIDTLKTYEEIDFDEDWKLLTILIGMNDICDYCKDKALLTKLFLWQTS